One Papio anubis isolate 15944 chromosome 9, Panubis1.0, whole genome shotgun sequence genomic window carries:
- the SPX gene encoding spexin isoform X3 encodes MKVLRSLAATILALFLVFFFLGNSSCAPQRPLERRNWTPQAMLYLKGAQGRRFISDQSRRKDLSDRPLPERRSPNPRLLPIPEAATILLASLQGSPEDEEKNFDQTRLLEDSLLN; translated from the exons ATGAAG GTACTCAGAAGTCTGGCAGCAACAATCTTGGCTCTTTTCCTGGTGTTTTTTTTCCTGGGAAACTCCAGCTGCGCTCCGCAG AGACCCTTGGAGAGAAGGAACTGGACTCCTCAAGCTATGCTCTACCTGAAAGGGGCAC AGGGTCGCCGCTTCATCTCCGACCAGAGCCGAAGGAAGGACCTCTCCGATCGGCCACTGCCGG AAAGACGAAGCCCAAATCCCCGACTACTACCTATTCCAGAGGCAGCAACCATCTTACTGGCATCCCTTCAGGGATCACCAGAAG atgaagaaaaaaactttGATCAGACCAGATTACTGGAAGATAGTCTGCTTAACTG A
- the SPX gene encoding spexin isoform X2: protein MKVLRSLAATILALFLVFFFLGNSSCAPQRPLERRNWTPQAMLYLKGAQGRRFISDQSRRKDLSDRPLPERRSPNPRLLPIPEAATILLASLQGSPEDEEKNFDQTRLLEDSLLNW from the exons ATGAAG GTACTCAGAAGTCTGGCAGCAACAATCTTGGCTCTTTTCCTGGTGTTTTTTTTCCTGGGAAACTCCAGCTGCGCTCCGCAG AGACCCTTGGAGAGAAGGAACTGGACTCCTCAAGCTATGCTCTACCTGAAAGGGGCAC AGGGTCGCCGCTTCATCTCCGACCAGAGCCGAAGGAAGGACCTCTCCGATCGGCCACTGCCGG AAAGACGAAGCCCAAATCCCCGACTACTACCTATTCCAGAGGCAGCAACCATCTTACTGGCATCCCTTCAGGGATCACCAGAAG atgaagaaaaaaactttGATCAGACCAGATTACTGGAAGATAGTCTGCTTAACTGGtga
- the SPX gene encoding spexin isoform X1: MKVLRSLAATILALFLVFFFLGNSSCAPQRPLERRNWTPQAMLYLKGAQGRRFISDQSRRKDLSDRPLPERRSPNPRLLPIPEAATILLASLQGSPEDEEKNFDQTRLLEDSLLNWRWEEGKKHGRMGNRRV, from the exons ATGAAG GTACTCAGAAGTCTGGCAGCAACAATCTTGGCTCTTTTCCTGGTGTTTTTTTTCCTGGGAAACTCCAGCTGCGCTCCGCAG AGACCCTTGGAGAGAAGGAACTGGACTCCTCAAGCTATGCTCTACCTGAAAGGGGCAC AGGGTCGCCGCTTCATCTCCGACCAGAGCCGAAGGAAGGACCTCTCCGATCGGCCACTGCCGG AAAGACGAAGCCCAAATCCCCGACTACTACCTATTCCAGAGGCAGCAACCATCTTACTGGCATCCCTTCAGGGATCACCAGAAG atgaagaaaaaaactttGATCAGACCAGATTACTGGAAGATAGTCTGCTTAACTG gaggtgggaggaaggcaAGAAGCATGGCAGGATGGGAAATAGGAGAGTATGA